The Candidatus Methylomirabilota bacterium genome includes a region encoding these proteins:
- a CDS encoding LLM class flavin-dependent oxidoreductase: MALRFGVFDHIEPVPGLRLDRIYRERLLQIERLDAAGFYAYHLAEHHTPAIHSLAPSQNVFLGAVAQRTRHLRFGPCVYVLPLHHPLRLIEEISMLDNLSGGRLEIGVGRGGVMEAYFWGQEADPETNYARYLETLAIIREGLSHDRLTYAGRFHSFEDLPMYLRPLQTPYPPLWYMRNPVTAAMDGMHTIIVGSLDGLAVAVPRYRATWEEHQGVGALTVQGDAPMIGLVVHLVVAETDDEAIRIATPAWEKYRWNLAAPRRLEAEKRGLSQFMSTKDGSFGFVGDRPTGLPTRELRRDIDAELERFDQQAGRPHPNRLGGVALAGSPAAVREYMDEYLATGANYFVCSFQWGDLTHEHAMRSIELFTAEVMPRYTPRSVAARAHPAPDAR, from the coding sequence ATGGCCCTGCGATTCGGCGTCTTCGACCACATCGAGCCGGTGCCGGGGCTGCGGCTCGATCGGATCTATCGCGAGCGTCTCCTCCAGATCGAGCGCCTCGACGCGGCCGGCTTCTACGCCTATCACCTGGCCGAGCACCACACGCCCGCGATCCATAGTCTCGCGCCGTCCCAGAACGTGTTCCTGGGCGCGGTGGCCCAGCGCACGAGGCACCTGCGCTTCGGCCCCTGCGTCTACGTGCTGCCGCTGCACCATCCGCTCCGCCTGATCGAGGAGATCAGCATGCTCGACAATCTGAGCGGCGGACGCCTGGAGATCGGCGTGGGCCGCGGCGGCGTCATGGAGGCCTACTTCTGGGGCCAGGAGGCCGACCCCGAGACCAACTACGCGCGGTATCTCGAGACGCTGGCGATCATCCGCGAAGGGCTCAGCCACGACCGGCTCACGTATGCCGGCCGCTTCCACAGCTTCGAGGATCTCCCGATGTATCTGCGCCCGTTGCAGACGCCGTATCCACCGCTCTGGTACATGCGCAATCCCGTGACCGCGGCGATGGACGGGATGCACACCATCATCGTCGGCTCGCTCGACGGCCTCGCCGTCGCGGTCCCGCGCTACCGCGCCACCTGGGAGGAGCATCAGGGCGTGGGCGCCCTGACGGTGCAGGGGGACGCGCCGATGATCGGCCTCGTCGTCCACCTGGTGGTGGCGGAGACGGACGACGAGGCGATCAGGATCGCGACGCCGGCCTGGGAGAAGTATCGCTGGAACCTCGCCGCCCCGCGCCGGCTCGAGGCGGAGAAGCGCGGGCTCAGCCAGTTCATGTCGACCAAAGACGGCTCGTTCGGCTTCGTCGGAGACCGCCCCACGGGGTTGCCGACCCGGGAGCTACGGCGGGACATCGACGCCGAGCTCGAGCGCTTCGACCAGCAGGCGGGCCGGCCCCATCCCAACCGCCTGGGCGGCGTGGCCCTGGCCGGCTCCCCGGCGGCGGTGCGGGAATACATGGACGAGTACCTGGCGACCGGGGCCAACTACTTCGTCTGCTCCTTCCAGTGGGGCGATCTCACCCACGAGCACGCGATGCGATCCATCGAGCTCTTCACGGCGGAAGTGATGCCCCGGTACACGCCGCGGTCCGTCGCGGCGCGCGCGCATCCCGCGCCTGACGCCCGATGA
- a CDS encoding 2Fe-2S iron-sulfur cluster binding domain-containing protein produces MKIAVKARNGARDFECAAGEKILHAALRGGVELSYECATGTCGTCKARLVSGRVESEWPAAPGTRYLKGEAELLTCQSVALDDCALEVAALKSREPDAPVPRALAGTVRGRRPLTHDVVAFDLDLDGALDFAAGQFALLTVPGIAGARAYSMVNFDRRAERLSFVVKKKPGGAVSEWLFGDGVEGARLGVFAPLGHATFHPPVPRHVLCVAGGSGIAGMMSILSLACREAHFAGWDGHVFFGVRTARDGFFLDELEAFRARYPARLSVTVALSDEDVPASLPAAYPGFAFARGLVHVVAGERMAGRFADVRAYVAGPPPMVDACLRLLLREARLPPADIRYDKFS; encoded by the coding sequence ATGAAGATCGCCGTCAAGGCGCGGAACGGGGCGCGCGACTTCGAGTGCGCCGCCGGGGAGAAGATCCTCCACGCCGCGCTCCGGGGCGGGGTCGAGCTGTCCTACGAGTGCGCCACGGGCACGTGCGGCACGTGCAAGGCCCGGCTGGTGAGCGGACGCGTCGAGAGCGAGTGGCCCGCCGCGCCGGGCACGCGGTATCTCAAGGGCGAGGCCGAGCTGCTCACGTGCCAGAGCGTGGCCCTGGACGATTGCGCCCTCGAGGTCGCGGCGTTGAAGTCGCGCGAGCCGGACGCCCCCGTGCCGCGTGCCCTGGCGGGGACCGTGCGCGGGCGCCGGCCCCTGACGCACGACGTGGTCGCCTTCGACCTCGACCTCGACGGCGCGCTCGATTTCGCCGCCGGCCAGTTCGCCCTCCTCACCGTGCCGGGGATCGCCGGGGCGCGCGCCTACTCCATGGTCAACTTCGACCGGCGCGCCGAGCGGCTGTCGTTCGTGGTGAAGAAGAAGCCCGGCGGCGCCGTGAGCGAGTGGCTCTTCGGCGACGGGGTCGAGGGCGCCCGCCTCGGCGTCTTCGCGCCGCTCGGCCACGCGACGTTCCATCCCCCGGTGCCGAGGCACGTCCTCTGCGTCGCGGGGGGCAGCGGGATCGCCGGCATGATGTCGATCCTCTCGCTCGCCTGCCGGGAGGCTCACTTCGCCGGCTGGGACGGGCACGTCTTCTTCGGCGTCCGCACCGCGCGCGACGGCTTTTTTCTCGACGAGCTGGAGGCGTTCCGGGCGCGGTACCCGGCGCGGCTCTCCGTGACCGTCGCGCTCTCGGACGAGGACGTGCCGGCCTCGCTGCCCGCCGCCTATCCGGGATTCGCGTTCGCGCGGGGCCTCGTCCACGTCGTGGCCGGCGAGCGCATGGCGGGCCGCTTCGCCGACGTCCGCGCCTACGTCGCGGGGCCGCCCCCGATGGTCGACGCGTGCCTGCGCCTGCTGCTGCGCGAGGCGCGGCTGCCGCCCGCCGACATCCGCTACGACAAGTTCAGCTGA